The following coding sequences lie in one Allochromatium vinosum DSM 180 genomic window:
- a CDS encoding FitA-like ribbon-helix-helix domain-containing protein, protein MAALTIRNLDESIKSAIRVRAAQHGISMEEEARRLLREAVSRSSSPVPMGQCLLARFGETATEDFSVPERHRPRVAPEWD, encoded by the coding sequence ATGGCGGCTTTGACGATCCGTAACCTGGATGAATCGATCAAGTCGGCGATTCGCGTGCGCGCGGCGCAACATGGGATATCCATGGAAGAGGAAGCGCGGCGTCTGCTGCGCGAGGCGGTGTCTCGCTCCAGTTCTCCAGTGCCCATGGGGCAGTGTTTGCTCGCGCGTTTCGGCGAGACGGCGACCGAGGACTTCAGTGTTCCCGAGCGCCATCGGCCGCGCGTAGCGCCCGAGTGGGACTGA
- a CDS encoding type II toxin-antitoxin system VapC family toxin gives MLLLDTNVLSEFMRPRPDAGVVAWLDAQDQPDLFISAISRAEIELGLALMPAGKRQAGLARAARAMFEHDFESRCLAFDDSAASHYARLVAERTRRGRPISVEDAQIAAIALARGLRLATRNTSDFTDIDGLVLVDPWRWHGATIAQD, from the coding sequence ATGCTGTTGCTCGATACGAATGTTTTGTCGGAATTCATGCGGCCACGGCCTGATGCCGGCGTGGTGGCCTGGCTCGATGCGCAGGATCAGCCGGATCTGTTCATCAGTGCTATCAGCCGCGCCGAGATCGAGCTGGGATTGGCGTTGATGCCGGCCGGTAAACGGCAAGCCGGGCTGGCGCGGGCGGCGCGAGCCATGTTCGAGCACGACTTCGAGAGCCGTTGTCTGGCGTTCGACGATAGCGCGGCGAGTCATTATGCGCGCCTGGTGGCCGAACGGACTCGTCGGGGACGTCCGATCAGTGTGGAGGATGCGCAGATTGCCGCGATTGCTTTGGCGCGGGGGTTGCGGCTGGCGACGCGCAATACGTCTGATTTCACGGATATCGACGGGTTGGTCTTGGTCGATCCATGGCGTTGGCATGGCGCAACGATCGCTCAGGACTGA
- a CDS encoding pilin — MKKHQQGFTLIELMIVVAIIGILAALALPAYTDYTVRAKVAECVGIISACKTSVSDYYASMNALPADETAAGCATTTTQYCAAPTVVDGVVTVDIDDAAVGGDWTGDGDLVLTPDATVSAWTGGTNADAADYKYLPANFRAAP, encoded by the coding sequence ATGAAAAAGCATCAACAAGGCTTCACCTTGATCGAACTCATGATCGTGGTGGCGATCATTGGTATTTTGGCGGCGCTTGCTTTGCCAGCTTACACGGATTATACCGTTCGCGCAAAAGTCGCAGAGTGTGTTGGTATTATTTCTGCCTGCAAGACCTCGGTATCCGATTATTACGCATCGATGAACGCACTTCCAGCTGATGAAACTGCAGCCGGATGCGCGACCACCACTACGCAATACTGCGCGGCACCAACAGTAGTAGATGGTGTTGTTACTGTTGATATTGACGATGCTGCCGTCGGAGGAGACTGGACTGGAGATGGGGATCTAGTATTAACGCCTGATGCGACTGTTTCGGCGTGGACTGGTGGTACTAACGCTGATGCTGCGGATTATAAATATTTGCCGGCTAATTTCCGTGCAGCTCCGTAA
- a CDS encoding type II toxin-antitoxin system RelE/ParE family toxin, which yields MRLLVTPTFERAVKKLNKPQKAALDEAVRTITGQPEAGETKVGNLAGVRVYKFRMDRLLCLLAYRIFDECTLKLLMFGPHENFYRDLKRLDS from the coding sequence ATGCGCCTGCTCGTCACTCCGACATTCGAGCGGGCGGTCAAGAAGCTGAACAAGCCACAGAAAGCGGCGCTCGACGAAGCGGTGCGGACCATTACCGGTCAGCCCGAGGCCGGCGAAACAAAGGTGGGGAATCTGGCCGGCGTGCGGGTTTACAAGTTCCGCATGGACCGCTTGCTCTGCCTGCTGGCCTACCGGATTTTCGATGAGTGCACACTCAAGCTGCTGATGTTTGGTCCGCACGAGAATTTCTACCGCGATCTCAAGCGGCTGGATAGCTGA
- a CDS encoding TA system antitoxin ParD family protein has product MAINVKLSEALVESAKRYGAIEHRSVPKQIEYWSQIGKIAAENPDLPFSVIRDILIADQEEPVGEYRFG; this is encoded by the coding sequence ATGGCCATCAACGTCAAACTGTCGGAAGCCCTTGTCGAAAGCGCAAAGCGCTACGGCGCTATCGAGCATCGCTCGGTACCGAAGCAGATCGAGTACTGGTCGCAGATCGGCAAGATTGCGGCTGAGAATCCCGATCTGCCGTTCAGTGTCATCCGCGACATCCTCATTGCCGATCAGGAAGAGCCTGTCGGCGAGTACCGGTTCGGCTGA
- a CDS encoding ABC transporter permease: protein MNAWRLTLRLLRQDWRSGELYLLSAALVLTVAAITAVGFFTDRVEATLERQGSELIAADLALESSQPLDVRFSAEAQARGLRSARTLEFRSVVMGERPQLVLMKAVDPDYPLRGQLRISEAPDAPDRPVDSGPPVGEVWVESRLLRLLDLRIGDSLSVGEARLRLGAILTDEPDQGRSFFNIAPRVLMNRADLDATGLIGPASRVTHRLLIAGAATAIDAYRDWAGTRLAANVTLTDALEARPEFGSAVERASRFLHLATLVTLLVAGAAIALASQRLVERQTDAVAVMRCLGAPRHLLMRVLIGRLVLFGLAASLIGCLLGWLGQAGLLAALADWLGTDLPPASPAPVLVGLATGLITLLGFAVPPLIQLARVPPLRAIRRDLGTPRVSAALALGAAGLALALLILWQAQDLELGLKLLGGVLATLLALIGVVRLLVHLAGRLAGRARGVWRLGLAALTRRPGAAVLQIAGFGIGILALLLLAVVRVDLLESWRETLPEGAPNYFLINIQPHEVEPLRAFLNDSGIATARLHPMISGRLTRIGERAVEPSDYDDPRAERLASREFNLSYGTEPQSDNRIVAGRWWTEGAEAAPQFSVESGIAETLGIALGDTLTFWVSGHEVSGPVTSLREVRWDSFNVNFFVVASPALLRDEAATFITSFHLPAEREAVVAELARRFPSVTTLDVEAILGQVRQVIDRGVLAVEYVFLFTLGAGLLVMYAGIQASLEQRRAEHGILRTLGAGRRTLLTSLAVEFTAAGLLAGLLASVFAEATGWLLAEQIFELEFGFNPGLWAVGVLGSGLAIGLAGTLATYPLLIHPPLRALRGGSN, encoded by the coding sequence ATGAACGCCTGGCGTCTGACGTTGCGTCTGCTGCGCCAGGACTGGCGCAGCGGCGAACTCTATCTGCTGTCGGCGGCGCTGGTGCTGACGGTCGCGGCCATCACAGCCGTCGGTTTCTTCACCGATCGGGTCGAGGCGACCCTGGAGCGCCAGGGCAGCGAGCTGATCGCCGCCGATCTGGCGCTCGAATCCTCCCAGCCGCTCGACGTGCGTTTCAGCGCCGAGGCCCAGGCACGGGGTCTCCGATCCGCGCGCACGCTGGAATTCCGCAGCGTCGTCATGGGCGAGCGACCGCAACTGGTGCTGATGAAAGCGGTCGACCCTGACTATCCGCTGCGCGGCCAGTTGCGTATCAGCGAGGCGCCGGACGCGCCCGATCGTCCCGTCGACTCCGGTCCGCCCGTCGGTGAGGTCTGGGTCGAATCCAGACTCCTGCGGCTCCTGGATCTCCGGATCGGCGACAGCCTGAGCGTGGGCGAGGCGCGTCTGCGCCTTGGTGCCATCCTGACCGACGAGCCGGATCAGGGCCGTAGCTTCTTCAACATCGCCCCGCGTGTGCTGATGAACCGCGCCGATCTCGACGCGACCGGGCTGATCGGCCCGGCGAGCCGTGTCACCCACCGGCTGCTGATCGCGGGCGCGGCCACGGCGATCGACGCCTATCGCGACTGGGCCGGCACCCGGCTCGCAGCCAATGTCACCCTGACCGACGCGCTGGAGGCGCGGCCCGAGTTCGGCTCGGCGGTGGAACGCGCTTCGCGCTTCCTGCATCTGGCGACCCTGGTCACGCTGCTGGTGGCCGGCGCGGCGATCGCGCTCGCCAGTCAGCGTCTGGTCGAGCGCCAGACCGATGCCGTGGCCGTGATGCGCTGTCTGGGTGCGCCGCGTCATCTGCTGATGCGGGTGCTGATCGGGCGTCTGGTGCTGTTCGGACTGGCGGCCAGTCTGATCGGCTGTCTGCTCGGCTGGCTGGGTCAGGCGGGGCTGCTGGCGGCACTGGCCGACTGGCTGGGGACCGATCTGCCGCCGGCCTCGCCCGCCCCTGTCCTGGTCGGGCTGGCGACGGGGCTGATCACGCTGCTCGGCTTTGCCGTGCCGCCGCTGATCCAACTGGCGCGGGTGCCGCCGTTGCGCGCGATCCGGCGCGATCTGGGCACGCCGCGCGTCTCGGCGGCGCTCGCTCTTGGCGCGGCCGGGCTGGCGCTGGCGCTGCTGATCCTGTGGCAGGCCCAGGATCTGGAACTCGGGCTGAAGCTCCTGGGCGGGGTGCTGGCGACCCTGCTGGCCCTGATCGGCGTCGTGCGGCTGCTGGTGCATCTGGCCGGACGGCTCGCCGGGCGCGCGCGCGGGGTCTGGCGGCTCGGGCTGGCGGCCCTGACCCGGCGTCCGGGCGCGGCCGTGCTCCAGATCGCCGGCTTCGGCATCGGGATTCTGGCGCTGCTGCTGCTCGCGGTGGTGCGGGTGGATCTGCTCGAATCCTGGCGCGAGACCCTGCCCGAGGGCGCACCCAACTACTTCCTCATCAACATCCAGCCGCACGAGGTCGAGCCGTTGCGGGCGTTTCTGAACGACTCCGGGATCGCCACGGCCAGACTCCATCCGATGATCAGCGGCCGGCTGACCCGGATTGGCGAGCGTGCGGTCGAGCCGTCGGACTACGACGACCCGCGTGCCGAGCGGCTCGCCAGCCGTGAGTTCAATCTCAGTTACGGCACCGAGCCGCAATCGGACAACCGGATCGTCGCCGGGCGCTGGTGGACAGAGGGCGCCGAGGCCGCGCCGCAGTTCTCGGTCGAAAGCGGTATCGCCGAGACGCTCGGGATCGCGCTGGGCGACACCCTGACCTTCTGGGTCTCGGGGCACGAAGTCAGCGGACCCGTCACCAGTTTGCGCGAGGTGCGCTGGGACAGTTTCAACGTCAACTTCTTCGTCGTCGCCTCCCCCGCCCTGCTCCGGGACGAGGCGGCGACCTTCATCACCAGCTTCCATCTGCCGGCCGAGCGCGAGGCGGTGGTCGCGGAACTGGCGCGGCGCTTTCCGAGCGTGACCACGCTCGATGTCGAGGCGATTCTGGGGCAGGTGCGTCAGGTCATCGATCGGGGCGTGCTGGCGGTCGAGTACGTCTTCCTGTTCACGCTGGGGGCGGGGCTACTGGTCATGTACGCCGGTATTCAGGCCAGTCTGGAGCAGCGTCGGGCCGAGCATGGCATTCTGCGCACGCTGGGGGCCGGACGGCGCACGCTCCTGACCAGTCTCGCGGTCGAGTTCACGGCGGCGGGATTGCTGGCGGGGCTGCTGGCGTCGGTCTTCGCCGAGGCGACCGGCTGGTTGCTCGCCGAGCAGATCTTCGAGCTGGAGTTCGGGTTCAATCCAGGACTCTGGGCGGTTGGCGTCCTGGGGTCGGGGCTGGCGATCGGGCTGGCGGGGACGCTGGCGACCTATCCGCTGCTGATCCATCCGCCGTTGCGGGCATTGAGAGGCGGGAGCAACTGA
- a CDS encoding ABC transporter ATP-binding protein produces the protein MSDQAASAVSQAIGLGKHVTGPAGSLTILAGLNLEIHAGEAVAILGASGSGKSTLLGLLAGLDDPTDGEVWLCGRRVDRLDEDGRAELRAGRVGFVFQNFQLLPTLTARENVLLPLELTGTPDAARRADEALDRVGLSARAGHYPRQLSGGEQQRVAIARAYAPRPAVLFADEPTGNLDQTTGEHIIDLLLDLRQETGTGAALVLVTHDPRLAERCDRRLRMHDGRLEPLT, from the coding sequence ATGTCGGATCAAGCGGCCTCGGCCGTCTCGCAAGCCATTGGATTGGGGAAGCATGTTACCGGCCCGGCCGGCAGCTTGACCATCCTCGCCGGACTGAATCTGGAGATCCACGCCGGCGAGGCGGTCGCCATCCTCGGCGCCTCCGGCTCGGGCAAGTCGACCCTGCTCGGACTCCTGGCCGGACTCGACGACCCGACCGACGGTGAGGTGTGGCTGTGCGGTCGCCGGGTCGATCGTCTCGACGAGGACGGACGCGCCGAATTGCGTGCCGGCCGGGTCGGCTTCGTGTTCCAGAATTTCCAGCTCCTGCCCACACTCACCGCGCGCGAGAACGTGCTGCTGCCGCTGGAGCTGACCGGCACCCCGGACGCCGCGCGCCGCGCAGACGAGGCGCTCGATCGCGTGGGGCTGAGCGCACGCGCCGGACACTATCCGCGCCAGCTCTCGGGCGGCGAGCAGCAGCGCGTGGCCATTGCGCGCGCCTATGCGCCCCGCCCCGCCGTGCTCTTCGCCGACGAGCCGACCGGCAACCTGGATCAGACCACGGGCGAGCACATCATCGACCTGTTGCTCGACTTGCGCCAGGAGACGGGCACGGGCGCGGCCCTGGTGCTGGTCACGCATGATCCGCGTCTGGCCGAGCGCTGCGACCGGCGCTTGCGAATGCACGACGGGCGGCTGGAGCCGCTGACATGA
- a CDS encoding arylesterase — MRHRLLILIATLCLPLGAALAEAPVVLVLGDSLSAGYGIDTERGWVAQLAARIERAGLPHRVVNASVSGETTVGGLTRLPALLERHRPAVLVIELGANDGLRGWDFAVMRENLTRLVVQGREAGARVLLIGVRLPPNYGASYTDGFQAVFMEVAAEQGVPLVPTLLKGVAEDWSLMQADGLHPTAEAQERILDNVWPTLQPVLAD, encoded by the coding sequence ATGAGACATCGACTCCTGATTCTGATTGCGACGCTGTGTCTGCCGCTGGGAGCGGCATTGGCCGAGGCGCCCGTGGTGCTGGTGCTGGGCGACAGTCTGAGCGCCGGGTATGGCATCGACACCGAACGCGGTTGGGTGGCGCAGCTCGCCGCTCGCATCGAGCGTGCCGGTCTGCCGCATCGCGTGGTCAATGCCAGTGTGTCCGGCGAGACCACGGTCGGTGGGCTGACGCGCCTGCCGGCGCTGCTCGAACGCCATCGTCCGGCCGTGCTCGTCATCGAACTCGGTGCCAACGATGGACTGCGCGGCTGGGATTTCGCCGTGATGCGCGAGAATCTCACGCGGCTCGTCGTCCAGGGGCGTGAAGCGGGCGCGCGCGTATTGCTCATTGGGGTACGACTGCCGCCAAACTATGGTGCGTCCTACACGGACGGCTTTCAAGCCGTGTTTATGGAGGTCGCCGCCGAGCAGGGCGTGCCCCTGGTGCCGACCCTGCTCAAGGGCGTGGCCGAGGACTGGAGTCTGATGCAGGCGGATGGGCTTCACCCGACCGCCGAGGCGCAGGAGCGAATCCTCGACAATGTCTGGCCGACGCTGCAACCCGTGCTAGCGGACTGA
- a CDS encoding NAD(P)/FAD-dependent oxidoreductase → MQRVTIVGSGFAALTAVIELRKRAPEIEITLVSRRPEFVYYPGLIWVPSGLRTGDDLVIDLRRFFERMKVRHLAGEATGLKNGGRLLETTHGSVENDGLIIASGGRFIKKLPGIEHAIVPCEGVVAAKEIRDRVRAMDGGHIAMGFAGNPNEPSSMRGGPVFEFLFGMDNQLKREGRRDKFTLHFFTPAERPGNRLGPKAVDGLLAEMARRGIRTHLGHKLKGFSDSQVTTEAETFDADLILFMPGLTGNAWFDDTDLPRSPGGLLQADAHCRVPGFERVYVAGDSGSFPGPDWMPKQGHMADLQARAAVRNLLAEFAGREPKETFRVELLCIVDTNDSGMLVARTEKFNLVLPSMRLFHWLKRFFEWLYLRRYR, encoded by the coding sequence ATGCAACGCGTCACTATCGTCGGTTCCGGTTTCGCCGCGCTGACGGCCGTTATCGAATTGCGCAAGCGTGCCCCTGAAATCGAGATCACGCTCGTCAGCCGCCGACCCGAGTTCGTCTACTATCCAGGGCTGATCTGGGTGCCCAGCGGTCTGCGCACGGGCGACGATCTGGTCATCGATCTGCGCCGGTTCTTCGAGCGCATGAAGGTCCGGCATCTGGCCGGCGAGGCGACCGGACTCAAGAACGGCGGTCGCCTGCTGGAGACCACGCACGGCTCGGTCGAGAACGATGGTCTGATCATCGCCAGCGGCGGGCGCTTCATCAAGAAGCTCCCCGGCATCGAGCACGCCATCGTGCCCTGCGAGGGCGTCGTGGCGGCGAAGGAGATCCGCGACCGGGTGCGTGCGATGGATGGCGGTCACATCGCCATGGGCTTCGCCGGCAATCCCAACGAACCCAGCTCGATGCGCGGCGGTCCGGTCTTCGAGTTCCTGTTCGGTATGGACAATCAGCTCAAGCGCGAAGGGCGGCGCGACAAGTTCACTCTGCATTTCTTCACGCCTGCCGAGCGTCCCGGCAACCGGCTCGGACCCAAGGCGGTCGATGGTCTGCTCGCCGAGATGGCGCGTCGCGGCATCCGGACCCATCTGGGCCACAAGCTCAAGGGCTTCAGCGACAGCCAGGTCACGACCGAGGCCGAGACCTTCGACGCCGATCTGATCCTCTTCATGCCGGGTCTGACGGGCAACGCCTGGTTCGACGACACGGATCTGCCGCGCTCGCCGGGCGGCCTGCTCCAGGCCGATGCCCACTGCCGGGTGCCGGGCTTCGAGCGGGTCTATGTCGCGGGCGACTCGGGCAGTTTCCCCGGTCCCGACTGGATGCCCAAGCAGGGTCACATGGCCGATCTTCAGGCGCGGGCGGCGGTGCGCAATCTGCTCGCCGAGTTCGCCGGTCGGGAGCCGAAGGAGACCTTCCGCGTCGAGTTGCTCTGTATCGTCGACACCAACGACAGCGGCATGCTGGTCGCGCGCACCGAGAAGTTCAACCTGGTCCTGCCCTCGATGCGGCTGTTCCACTGGCTCAAGCGGTTTTTCGAGTGGCTGTATCTGCGCCGCTATCGCTAA
- the secF gene encoding protein translocase subunit SecF, protein MTQKRTINELNIDFMRQRKAAAWLSGAVLIVCLLSIVFRGFDFGLDFTGGTVIELGYAQPTELSDVRTALETEGLGSATIQYFGSRTDILIRLAPQDGEEEASAQLSDRVFAALSRAAEGQVELRRVEFVGPQVGEELREQGGLAVLFSLIGILIYVALRFEWRFAVGAVVALIHDVLFTVGVFSLLQIPFDLTVLAAVLAVIGYSLNDTIVIFDRVRENFRRMRKGTVIGIINNSINETLSRTIVTSGTTLLVLVALYFLGGETINGFALALIIGILVGTYSTIYVATAIVVWLGLSRDDLLPVKKEGAELDPLP, encoded by the coding sequence ATGACTCAAAAACGCACCATCAACGAACTCAACATCGACTTCATGCGCCAGCGCAAGGCGGCGGCCTGGCTCTCGGGCGCGGTCCTGATCGTCTGTCTGCTGTCGATCGTCTTTCGCGGCTTCGACTTCGGGCTGGATTTCACCGGCGGTACGGTGATCGAACTGGGCTATGCCCAGCCGACCGAGCTGAGCGACGTGCGCACCGCCCTGGAGACCGAAGGACTGGGTAGCGCGACCATCCAGTATTTCGGCTCGCGGACCGACATCCTGATCCGGCTGGCGCCGCAGGACGGTGAGGAGGAGGCGAGCGCCCAGCTCAGCGATCGCGTCTTCGCCGCGCTGAGCCGCGCCGCCGAGGGTCAGGTCGAACTGCGCCGAGTCGAGTTCGTCGGTCCCCAGGTCGGCGAGGAACTGCGCGAACAGGGCGGACTGGCCGTGCTGTTCTCGCTGATCGGCATCCTGATCTATGTCGCGCTGCGTTTCGAATGGCGCTTCGCGGTCGGCGCCGTGGTGGCGCTCATCCATGACGTGCTCTTCACCGTCGGCGTCTTCTCGCTGTTGCAGATCCCCTTCGATCTGACGGTGCTCGCGGCGGTGCTCGCGGTGATCGGCTACTCGCTCAACGACACCATCGTCATCTTCGACCGGGTGCGCGAGAACTTCCGCCGGATGCGCAAGGGCACGGTGATCGGCATCATCAACAACTCGATCAACGAGACGCTCTCGCGCACCATCGTCACCTCGGGCACCACGCTGCTGGTGCTGGTGGCGCTCTACTTCCTGGGCGGCGAGACCATCAACGGCTTCGCGCTGGCGCTCATCATCGGTATCCTGGTCGGCACCTACTCGACCATCTATGTCGCCACGGCGATCGTGGTCTGGCTCGGCCTGAGCCGCGACGACCTGCTGCCGGTCAAGAAGGAAGGCGCTGAGCTGGATCCGCTGCCTTAA
- the secD gene encoding protein translocase subunit SecD: MNRYPLWKNLLILGVILVGLLLAWPNLYSQDPSIEITAARGHEIGAASSGEIKAALENAKVPLKGIESLEGGKLLARFDTPGEQLRGQEAIERTLSERYRTALTQSADLPGWMRWLGLNQMSLGLDLRGGIHVVIDVDMEAAIEQAVERYSGDLRTLLREDKIRYLTLTRDGTNILIRFEDAASREAGEKKLKREFRELDFQPSEESGAFVLRAGLPETEQQKIKDFALQQNITTLRNRVNALGVAEPSIARQGDRRIVVELPGAQDPGRLKDILGATATLEYRLVDTEGSVADAVAGRPPVGSKLYYERNGTPILLKRRVIVTGDQITDASAGFDSQSGSPAVFVNLDGQGARRMRDVTTENVGKPMAVVFIENRTTTQMVDGEPVKTTRKVEEVISVATIREPFGRRFQTTGLDSSNEAHDTALLLRSGALAAPIEIVEERTIGPSLGQDNIDQGLESVMLGLGLVLLFMAVYYRVFGLVANLALVVNLVLTIAVLSMLQATLTLPGIAGIVLTIGMAVDANVLIYERIREEIRNGNSPQASIHAGYDKAFSTIVDANVTTLIAAVVLFSFGTGPVKGFAVTLFIGIVTSMFTAILGSRALINLIYGGRRLNKLAI; encoded by the coding sequence ATGAACCGATACCCCTTGTGGAAGAATCTACTCATCCTGGGCGTCATCCTGGTCGGCCTGCTGCTGGCCTGGCCGAACCTCTATTCCCAGGACCCATCGATCGAGATCACGGCCGCGCGCGGTCATGAGATCGGCGCGGCCAGTTCCGGCGAGATCAAGGCCGCGCTCGAGAACGCCAAGGTGCCGCTCAAGGGCATCGAGTCCCTGGAAGGCGGCAAGCTGCTCGCCCGTTTCGACACGCCCGGCGAACAGTTGCGCGGTCAGGAGGCCATCGAGCGCACCCTGTCCGAACGCTACCGCACCGCGCTCACCCAGTCGGCCGACCTGCCCGGCTGGATGCGCTGGCTGGGTCTCAATCAGATGTCGCTCGGTCTGGATCTGCGCGGCGGTATCCACGTCGTCATCGACGTCGACATGGAGGCCGCGATCGAACAGGCCGTCGAGCGCTACAGCGGCGATCTGCGCACCCTGCTGCGCGAGGACAAAATCCGCTATCTGACCCTGACCCGCGACGGCACCAACATCCTGATCCGCTTCGAGGATGCCGCCTCCCGCGAAGCCGGCGAAAAGAAGCTCAAGCGCGAGTTCCGCGAACTCGACTTCCAGCCGAGCGAAGAGTCCGGCGCCTTCGTGCTGCGCGCCGGCCTGCCCGAGACCGAGCAGCAGAAGATCAAGGACTTCGCGCTCCAGCAGAACATCACCACCCTGCGCAACCGCGTCAACGCGCTCGGCGTGGCCGAGCCGAGCATCGCCCGTCAGGGCGATCGGCGCATCGTCGTCGAGCTGCCGGGCGCACAGGACCCGGGCCGGCTGAAGGATATCCTCGGCGCCACCGCCACGCTCGAATACCGTCTGGTCGACACCGAGGGCAGTGTCGCCGACGCCGTCGCCGGACGCCCGCCCGTGGGCAGCAAGCTCTACTACGAACGCAACGGCACCCCGATCCTGCTCAAGCGCCGGGTGATCGTCACCGGCGACCAGATCACCGACGCCTCGGCCGGTTTCGACAGCCAGAGCGGCAGCCCGGCGGTGTTCGTCAATCTCGACGGCCAGGGCGCGCGGCGCATGCGCGACGTGACCACCGAGAACGTCGGCAAGCCGATGGCCGTGGTCTTCATCGAGAACCGCACCACGACGCAGATGGTCGACGGCGAGCCGGTCAAGACCACGCGCAAGGTCGAGGAAGTCATCAGTGTCGCGACCATCCGCGAGCCGTTCGGACGGCGCTTCCAGACCACCGGACTCGACAGCAGCAACGAGGCCCACGACACGGCGCTCCTGCTGCGCTCCGGCGCGCTCGCCGCCCCGATCGAGATCGTCGAGGAACGCACCATCGGCCCCAGTCTGGGTCAGGACAACATCGATCAGGGTCTGGAATCGGTCATGCTCGGCCTGGGACTGGTCCTGCTGTTCATGGCCGTCTACTACCGGGTGTTCGGTCTGGTCGCGAATCTGGCCCTGGTGGTCAATCTGGTGCTGACCATCGCCGTGCTCTCGATGCTGCAAGCGACCCTCACCCTGCCCGGCATCGCCGGTATCGTGCTCACCATCGGCATGGCCGTGGATGCCAACGTGCTCATCTACGAGCGCATCCGCGAAGAGATCCGCAACGGCAACTCGCCCCAGGCCAGCATCCATGCCGGCTATGACAAGGCGTTCTCGACCATCGTCGACGCCAACGTGACCACGCTGATCGCCGCCGTGGTGCTGTTCAGCTTCGGTACCGGACCGGTCAAGGGTTTCGCGGTGACGCTGTTCATCGGTATCGTCACCTCCATGTTCACCGCCATCCTCGGCTCGCGCGCCCTGATCAATCTGATCTACGGCGGTCGGCGACTGAACAAGCTGGCCATCTGA